Part of the Brassica oleracea var. oleracea cultivar TO1000 chromosome C8, BOL, whole genome shotgun sequence genome is shown below.
TTCTTATGAACAGGTTGAGTCTGTGTCGGCTCCACCAACAGCAACCTCGACATCACATAAGCCAAAAGCTCTTCACGGTGAGAGAAGGTAAAATCCAAATGAGCATACTCAAACTCATTGTAAGAAGCATCAACAACACCTGTTTCTCTCATCACCCTGTAGTGTTTCCTAACCATTGAAGGTCTAATCACTTTATCTTTCTTCCCAGCTACTAAATCCACAGGGACATCAATCAACCCGTAGAACTCTCCAAGATCCAGCGGCTCGGGAGACCCGTAAACCTCTATATTAGCCTTAACGCTACCGTAATCAAACATTTTGAACTTGCTGCTACGTTTTATCTGAGCAAGATGCAGAGCCACACGGAAGGAAACAGCCGGCATATCGTTCATGTTATAGTGAGGCAAACCCATGACTCCAAGCCAGTTCGAGCTATCTCCACCGACTACATAACTCATCAACGTCTGGACCAGTCCACCAACGGCAGGATAGTTGTGGAAGTCTCTAGCTAACTTGTTGAGAAGCATCCGGAAGAATCTAGTGGGGATGTAGAAAGCAGGAACAATCCTGGATAGCACCGGTCCCAAGAGAAGGAACGTGTGCTCTATCAACGTGAAACACAGGTTGGAGTCTTCGTGAAACCCAGCAGGAGAGAGAAGGATCAGTCTAGAGAGTCTGTGCGGTTTCTCTTCGATTCTACTGGTGATTACATACATCAGAACAGCAGCACCACCTAGACTGTGAGAGAGAACGCAGAGCTTGTAAGGCTGCTCCTCGTTCGCTACCTCTTCTATGTTAGGCTGGTAGAGTCTCAGTTCCGAAGTCTTGATTTCGTGAATCTTCTCTATCATTGCGGGGATGTCCTCTCTCGCATGCTCATTGATGGAGTAGCTCCAGAAACTGCGTTTTGTTCATGATCCATCAGTATATAACTATACAAGAATCCAAATCCATGGAGAATCAGTTGGTTTCTATAGACAACTCACTCTTTTGATGAAATGTTTTTGTTCACATGATCTCTTGAAACTAAACCGCGGAAGTTCCCTAGGTAAACATCGTAGCCTGACAAGAAGAAACAGAGTTAAATCTTTACTCACAAAGCGTCTTGAGAAATAAGTATTTTTTTTGGGGCAGACCTTGATGATAAGCAGCAAAAGCCGGAGAGCCAACAACTCCATTTGATACCCATCTGAAGATAGAAGGAACATATGAGATAGAGAGGCAACAAAATAAGTCATCAAAGAGATTGAATGTGAAACTCACTCACCCCATTGAAGAATCCAAAACACCATGCTGCAAGAAAACAGCTTTCCTAGCATCTCGTCTGGTAAAGCCATAAGAGGGAGTGTTATTGATTACATCTTAAAGGAACTTTACTAAACCATAACAGACTCTATATACCTTGGTATCCTTTCCAAGAGAAGACCATATCCATCAGATGTAACAACACGTATAGCTTCATATGGATACCTATCAAGATTAAGTCAGAAGTTTAATCAAAAGGAAAACATTGTTTAAGAAGTAAAAAGAAACAATGAAGCACCAACCCAAGCTCTGTTATAACATCTTGACAAGTCCGGGTATCTGTATTGTACAAGCTCGTTGTAGTTCTCTCCGTAGGGGATGATGAATAGTTGTCTCCTAGAGTTTCATCATCCAAAACATCGTCATAGTTTCCTTCAGGGCTGTGACACTGACTGGAGGAAGAGAACCATGATAACACTATCCCAAAGGCTTCTGATGGAGAAAGAAGAAGATGCGCCGCCTTGTGAAAGAAATCAAAAGTAGCGTCTATAAAGATCTCAATACCAAGCTGACGATCCTGCACAAAAAAAAAAAATAGAACATATGAGTGTGTGCAAGAACAGTGAATTAGTAGTATGTTTCATGCAACACAAACCTCAATGACTCCGCGTCTTCTATCAGTAGTTCGGTTAGGGACATGGTGCTCTTTCCCTGGGACAGCTTTGCTAAAGTAAGGCCTAGGAGAGTGTCGGCTCACAGGAGACGACAGTCTTGAGTCTCGTCTGCTAAAGAGGCCTAAGAGATGTAACGGTACCCATAGAAAGATCCGGGAGGGTAGCAAAACCCACCAGAGTATGAGCGTTATCCATTCTGTCCAATGGCTTTCGTAATTCGCAGGAAGGGTAGCCCAAGAGCGGAGCGAGGTTTGAGATAACGGTGATGGAGGAGGAGTGGACATAGCATCATCACTATCTTCTCCAGATGAGTAGTCCAAGCTAGAAGCGTCGGAATCAACAGAGAGCTCGTGGATGAAGTGGTTGAAAGAAGAGACTCCACTGCAAAAAAAAAACGAGTAGAGTAAGGCATTATTAACATTACTAGTGTAGTTTTAAGGCAAGTGAAAAGAGGTAGTCATACTTGTGCATCCAGCGTGGTAAACGAGGTGCACGTAAGGTAGGCCTTAGTTCCCAACCATGAAGACCTTCGAGAACACCGGCTTTCCCGGGAAGAAGAGTCAAGAGAAGTGCAGAAACTCCGTTTATGGATCTTGCAATGTTGTTCAAAGACTCATAAGTCAAAGTTTTTACTGACCTGCACTAAACACACAAAACATTAGACAAAGTCATAGTTGGCTAACAGCATAACCTCTCCAACAATGAACCCTACAAAAGCAAACGGATAAGCTCTGAATAAAGAAAACTAAAAAAAAAAAAAAAAAAAAAAAAAGACAATTACTGTAACAACTAATAGGACTGAGTCAATTAAAATAATCTAAAGATGTTATCATACACAAATTACCAGAAGCTGGAGGATAGAGTCTTAGCTCAACCACATAACCATTGGCTCAATCAATCCATATCAAAAATCAAAGTACATTCAACAATCGACATAATCATAATCACATCTAGCACAACCAAACTAAGGAAACCATAAACTCGAAAACTTTTCTGAATAAGAGATCAGTACTAAATCAACTCAGAGATCACAAAAAATTACTAAACATGCAACGACGAATGCAAGAATCGAACACGGAGAGAGAGAGAGAGAGAGAGAGAGAGAGAAATGAGCTCACTCTTTCGTAACGGCGAGAGCATTGTCGACAATCCTCTGCATGATTAAACCAAAAAAGAACTCGAAATTTCAGACAAAACAGGTGTTTTCTCTTGTTGGTATGAATCAATCAGAAAAAAAAAAACGAAAATGGGTGACCCCACGAATCGAAAAGCCGCAATCTTCTCTAGTGTGAGTGGATTAAAATCGGATAAATGAAACAGGAGCACGTCGGCGATTCTTGCCGTCCACAAGAAGAAGGTCGGTCAACGTTATTTATTCGAGAGAGACGTGACAGAGAGTGACAAAGAGTGACACGTGGATATCTAGTGTTGGATGATTCATTAATGTGTCATCTATTGGATTTTTGCAGGCGGATTTGGAGACATGACACGTAAGTCTGTAGTGGCGGATAAGTTACTCCCATTTGTCCTTTCTTTCTGACAATAGCTTTTCATAATGTCGTGACTCACGAATATTAATAACATTATTTTATATCTCTTTTAATTATATACTATTAGCTTTATGGTTATCATGCATTCATGCTTGCTCATGCATTATCAGAACAAGTTTTCAGTCATTAGTTATTTTCAAAAAAAAAAAGGTTTTCAGTCATTAGCCTTTTGAGTAAC
Proteins encoded:
- the LOC106311612 gene encoding uncharacterized protein LOC106311612 isoform X1 — translated: MQRIVDNALAVTKESVKTLTYESLNNIARSINGVSALLLTLLPGKAGVLEGLHGWELRPTLRAPRLPRWMHNGVSSFNHFIHELSVDSDASSLDYSSGEDSDDAMSTPPPSPLSQTSLRSWATLPANYESHWTEWITLILWWVLLPSRIFLWVPLHLLGLFSRRDSRLSSPVSRHSPRPYFSKAVPGKEHHVPNRTTDRRRGVIEDRQLGIEIFIDATFDFFHKAAHLLLSPSEAFGIVLSWFSSSSQCHSPEGNYDDVLDDETLGDNYSSSPTERTTTSLYNTDTRTCQDVITELGYPYEAIRVVTSDGYGLLLERIPRRDARKAVFLQHGVLDSSMGWVSNGVVGSPAFAAYHQGYDVYLGNFRGLVSRDHVNKNISSKDFWSYSINEHAREDIPAMIEKIHEIKTSELRLYQPNIEEVANEEQPYKLCVLSHSLGGAAVLMYVITSRIEEKPHRLSRLILLSPAGFHEDSNLCFTLIEHTFLLLGPVLSRIVPAFYIPTRFFRMLLNKLARDFHNYPAVGGLVQTLMSYVVGGDSSNWLGVMGLPHYNMNDMPAVSFRVALHLAQIKRSSKFKMFDYGSVKANIEVYGSPEPLDLGEFYGLIDVPVDLVAGKKDKVIRPSMVRKHYRVMRETGVVDASYNEFEYAHLDFTFSHREELLAYVMSRLLLVEPTQTQPVHKKGMKLKKKIETSRL
- the LOC106311612 gene encoding uncharacterized protein LOC106311612 isoform X2; translation: MQRIVDNALAVTKESVKTLTYESLNNIARSINGVSALLLTLLPGKAGVLEGLHGWELRPTLRAPRLPRWMHNGVSSFNHFIHELSVDSDASSLDYSSGEDSDDAMSTPPPSPLSQTSLRSWATLPANYESHWTEWITLILWWVLLPSRIFLWVPLHLLGLFSRHSPRPYFSKAVPGKEHHVPNRTTDRRRGVIEDRQLGIEIFIDATFDFFHKAAHLLLSPSEAFGIVLSWFSSSSQCHSPEGNYDDVLDDETLGDNYSSSPTERTTTSLYNTDTRTCQDVITELGYPYEAIRVVTSDGYGLLLERIPRRDARKAVFLQHGVLDSSMGWVSNGVVGSPAFAAYHQGYDVYLGNFRGLVSRDHVNKNISSKDFWSYSINEHAREDIPAMIEKIHEIKTSELRLYQPNIEEVANEEQPYKLCVLSHSLGGAAVLMYVITSRIEEKPHRLSRLILLSPAGFHEDSNLCFTLIEHTFLLLGPVLSRIVPAFYIPTRFFRMLLNKLARDFHNYPAVGGLVQTLMSYVVGGDSSNWLGVMGLPHYNMNDMPAVSFRVALHLAQIKRSSKFKMFDYGSVKANIEVYGSPEPLDLGEFYGLIDVPVDLVAGKKDKVIRPSMVRKHYRVMRETGVVDASYNEFEYAHLDFTFSHREELLAYVMSRLLLVEPTQTQPVHKKGMKLKKKIETSRL